A single window of Mycoplasma bradburyae DNA harbors:
- a CDS encoding cysteine peptidase family C39 domain-containing protein, whose protein sequence is MRLIRQKENNDCGIAVIRMLYNHYFEADLNDFLIKADNHIGSSGINISQFEEIARKHHLICESYQASFNELIKLKDDFLVCLLKNEDFNHFVIVKKNANSFLIFDPGSTYKKRISYKEFESIFSGILITIKPDIDNYQPIDYKTSFIFKNLINIKCIIVFLFIELLITSTSIGLTFLFKILINDIINTSIINNILIIITTFIFIKVINLIGSSLLSIWQQQIIKNRYQYWWSQLLYTFCNHKTIKIVKDDIGIIYKYDDFLTTCLDFYIKKISSFINNLLIVIIAIFLLYRIHIFFLFITLFQSFVSLVYLILNLLWFRGYNQRSKELQIKQQTCIYEFHKTIVNSMHEKFYKEWIKNVNDVLGDNLNLNQKIHYSANVSNGIFELIKYFITSITLVVGISLIINLSTIDLATLIYVSTLQGLLIGSIDGLIKFINESYEFNIANNKIVNLLLLRKESNNLINFSRKIRSVEFKNIFLFFDNTPIISDLNLFIDKPTFLIARNASGKSTLMKAVIKRQLLSSGEIKINELNINKYSNEWFLKHVVYLSDQRSNVELSNEWLIDFMKKNKRPELLKIIEYFKLFDADKYNLSSGQNQVLKLLHSYNSRNKLFLLDEVLNNIDESIKHLVFEIIVKQIIKNNLTIMIEHDNSFSKYFENQINLHEYQQVYQ, encoded by the coding sequence GTGAGATTAATTAGACAAAAAGAAAATAATGATTGCGGAATAGCTGTAATAAGGATGTTATATAATCATTATTTTGAAGCTGATTTAAACGATTTTTTAATTAAAGCAGATAATCATATTGGCAGCAGTGGCATTAATATTTCGCAATTTGAAGAAATTGCTAGAAAACACCATTTGATATGTGAATCATATCAAGCAAGTTTTAATGAATTGATAAAACTAAAAGATGATTTTTTAGTTTGTTTATTAAAAAACGAAGATTTTAATCATTTTGTTATCGTTAAAAAGAATGCTAATTCTTTTTTAATTTTTGATCCAGGTAGTACTTATAAAAAACGGATTAGTTATAAAGAATTTGAATCAATCTTTTCAGGAATTTTAATAACAATTAAACCTGATATAGATAATTACCAACCGATAGATTACAAAACTTCATTTATTTTTAAAAATTTAATAAATATTAAATGTATCATAGTGTTTTTATTTATTGAGTTATTAATTACATCAACTAGTATTGGTTTAACTTTTTTATTTAAGATACTGATTAATGACATTATTAACACATCGATAATTAACAATATTCTTATAATTATTACAACTTTTATTTTTATAAAAGTCATCAATTTAATTGGTAGTAGCTTACTAAGTATTTGGCAACAACAAATAATTAAGAATAGATATCAGTATTGATGATCACAATTACTATATACTTTTTGCAATCATAAAACAATTAAGATTGTCAAAGACGATATCGGAATAATATATAAATACGATGATTTTTTAACAACTTGTTTAGATTTTTATATCAAGAAAATTTCTAGTTTTATTAACAATCTTCTGATTGTTATTATTGCAATATTTTTACTTTATCGGATTCATATATTCTTTTTATTTATTACATTGTTTCAAAGTTTTGTTTCATTAGTATATTTAATTCTTAATCTACTTTGATTTAGAGGTTATAATCAAAGATCTAAAGAGTTGCAGATTAAACAACAAACATGCATATATGAATTTCATAAAACAATTGTTAATTCTATGCATGAAAAATTCTATAAAGAATGGATTAAGAATGTTAATGATGTGTTGGGTGATAATTTAAATTTAAATCAAAAAATACATTACAGTGCTAATGTTAGTAATGGGATTTTTGAACTTATTAAATATTTCATAACTAGCATTACTTTAGTTGTCGGAATTTCTTTAATTATTAATTTAAGTACGATAGATTTAGCTACATTAATATATGTTAGCACATTACAAGGTTTGTTAATTGGTAGTATTGACGGTTTGATTAAATTCATTAATGAATCTTATGAATTTAATATTGCTAACAATAAAATTGTTAATCTTCTTCTACTAAGAAAAGAGTCAAATAATTTAATCAATTTTTCAAGAAAAATTAGATCAGTTGAATTCAAGAATATCTTTCTTTTCTTTGATAACACTCCAATAATATCTGATCTTAATTTATTCATTGATAAACCAACATTTTTAATTGCAAGGAATGCTAGTGGTAAATCTACTTTAATGAAAGCGGTTATTAAAAGACAACTATTATCTTCTGGTGAAATAAAAATTAACGAACTAAATATTAATAAATATTCAAACGAATGATTTCTAAAACATGTTGTATATCTATCTGATCAAAGATCAAATGTTGAACTTAGTAATGAATGATTAATTGATTTTATGAAAAAGAATAAAAGACCAGAATTATTAAAAATCATCGAATATTTTAAGTTATTTGATGCTGATAAATATAATCTTAGTTCAGGTCAAAATCAAGTTTTAAAATTGTTGCATTCATATAACAGTCGTAACAAGTTATTTTTACTAGATGAAGTTTTGAATAATATTGATGAATCAATCAAGCATCTTGTTTTTGAAATTATTGTCAAACAAATTATTAAAAATAATCTAACTATTATGATCGAACATGATAATAGTTTTAGTAAATACTTCGAAAATCAAATTAATTTACATGAATACCAACAAGTTTATCAATAG
- a CDS encoding restriction endonuclease subunit S, whose product MKLKDVVTNNGQDGIQAIPSDEMVDGYRYIKISDLGNDGEILQHKKKGIKEKNFEKYILKNNDIVFSIIGTIGKSYLYNPDDGKLVFAGTLTRFNLDESKIYPLFMKYYCLLDECKRWMLDQSTGSIKKVFMRTHY is encoded by the coding sequence ATGAAATTAAAAGATGTAGTTACCAATAATGGCCAAGACGGAATACAAGCAATCCCATCAGATGAAATGGTTGATGGATATAGATATATAAAAATTTCAGATTTAGGTAATGATGGTGAAATTTTGCAACATAAAAAGAAAGGTATTAAAGAAAAAAATTTCGAAAAATACATACTAAAAAATAATGATATTGTTTTCTCTATCATTGGTACTATAGGAAAAAGTTATTTATATAACCCTGATGACGGTAAATTAGTTTTTGCTGGAACTTTAACTAGATTCAATTTGGATGAATCTAAAATATACCCATTATTTATGAAGTATTATTGTTTATTAGATGAATGTAAAAGGTGAATGTTAGATCAAAGTACTGGTAGTATTAAAAAGGTCTTCATGCGAACGCATTACTAG
- a CDS encoding SLAC1 family transporter, whose amino-acid sequence MSKKLNRQKFEQVPLSLANLSLGTIGLGFAWNALLSHFAQFDEIKDKYNIASLSILVISVIFSLLYALLVISKFILNKKQFVGFLRTPKKAGSVFALFMVVGVFGNFLGFINVNYFDSNFAFSVIVNIIISFGSLCHVFSLIYFVNVVLAKHDLEKDEMYASWFLPLVGLGIACNFYDNIGIDNQYYLAYFQVLWLICAILFIGSFFLFGYKQYFKGYTDKNDYASMAIMAVGPNLLLIGFTKIFNPLTPAVLINFSEQAFQIFIYLFILFSAISLFIYILSMIKMLVIHNSSFAWTAFGFSGAITTIAIFDVLDTMNAPTSFNYILYFAGISLISIVSLVITFLNIKALLSFKPWFEYKTQTHTSGMI is encoded by the coding sequence ATGTCAAAAAAACTAAATAGACAAAAGTTTGAACAAGTACCATTATCCCTAGCAAACTTAAGTTTAGGAACGATTGGTCTTGGTTTTGCTTGAAACGCATTGTTATCACACTTTGCACAGTTTGATGAAATTAAAGATAAATATAACATTGCTAGTTTATCAATCCTAGTTATTTCAGTTATCTTTTCTTTACTATATGCTTTGCTTGTAATTAGCAAATTTATTCTTAATAAAAAACAATTTGTAGGTTTTTTAAGAACACCTAAAAAAGCAGGATCAGTGTTCGCTTTATTTATGGTTGTAGGGGTTTTTGGAAACTTTCTAGGATTCATTAATGTCAATTATTTTGATAGTAATTTTGCTTTTAGTGTAATAGTTAATATTATTATCAGTTTTGGTAGTTTATGCCATGTTTTTAGTTTAATTTATTTCGTTAATGTAGTTTTGGCAAAACATGATCTTGAAAAAGATGAAATGTATGCTTCTTGGTTTCTACCATTAGTTGGGCTTGGGATCGCTTGTAATTTTTATGATAATATAGGGATTGATAATCAATATTATTTAGCTTATTTTCAAGTGCTTTGATTAATTTGCGCAATCCTGTTTATCGGTTCATTTTTCTTATTTGGATACAAGCAATATTTCAAAGGTTATACTGATAAAAATGATTATGCTTCTATGGCTATAATGGCTGTTGGCCCTAATTTACTATTGATAGGTTTTACAAAGATTTTTAATCCTTTAACACCAGCCGTTTTAATTAATTTCTCAGAACAAGCATTTCAAATTTTCATCTATTTATTTATCTTATTTTCAGCTATTAGTTTATTTATTTATATCTTATCAATGATTAAGATGTTAGTGATACATAATTCTAGTTTTGCTTGAACTGCATTCGGTTTTTCTGGAGCAATTACCACAATCGCAATTTTTGATGTATTAGATACAATGAACGCTCCAACTAGTTTTAACTACATCTTATATTTTGCGGGAATAAGTTTAATTAGTATCGTTAGTTTAGTGATTACATTCTTAAATATTAAAGCGCTATTAAGCTTCAAACCTTGGTTTGAATACAAAACACAAACTCATACTTCAGGTATGATTTAA
- a CDS encoding restriction endonuclease subunit S, with protein MLRKFELRELIKIKNGKDYKEVVGGSIPVYGTGGIIKYTDSYLSDKESILLPRIGSLKNILYVNHKFWTANTMYWTEVNKEFANVKYLYYYLKLLNLSPRNTGSTLPKMTFDTYYDLEVWLPSIDEQEKRIKIINQIDLKIQKNNEINDNLENDFLINRCLTVH; from the coding sequence ATGTTGAGAAAGTTTGAATTAAGAGAATTAATAAAGATAAAGAACGGAAAAGATTATAAGGAAGTAGTAGGTGGTAGTATTCCAGTATATGGCACCGGCGGGATTATTAAATACACAGATAGCTATCTTTCAGATAAAGAAAGTATTCTACTTCCTAGAATAGGATCACTGAAAAACATATTATATGTTAATCATAAGTTCTGAACAGCTAATACTATGTACTGAACGGAAGTTAATAAAGAATTCGCTAATGTTAAATATTTGTATTACTATTTAAAATTATTGAATCTTTCCCCTAGAAATACAGGTTCAACATTACCAAAAATGACATTTGACACTTACTACGATTTAGAGGTGTGACTTCCATCAATCGATGAACAAGAAAAAAGAATAAAAATAATAAATCAAATAGATTTGAAAATTCAGAAAAATAATGAGATAAACGATAATTTAGAAAATGATTTCTTAATCAATCGTTGCTTGACCGTTCATTAA
- a CDS encoding leucyl aminopeptidase codes for MSTKTKKTEASSKKLLIVQAKVNNKLKDYSFKTEDGIVLFEFMSHYDGVKLYKKLVEMFCAQKDKVEVDVDSFLSLVEKDIGIDSETVALSLACAIEYASVIPFTRKTKPDTKPSFVIKVTKDYKPIYDAAKNIAQAMTLSRRLQDTPSDVLYPESFVEIFKEEFKDLKNIKISVYNREQVKKMGLNLLYGVNKGSDRECRFLVVEYLNNKASKEVFAYVGKGITYDSGGMNLKTGPHMRHMKYDMSGAAIVMSTVLALAKNKIKTNVIALAPLTENLIGPKAQRPDDIVVAYNKKTVEIDNTDAEGRLVLADAISYAALDLKATRIFDVATLTGLMSYILGKTYTGIFSTSDKYWEEFKKNAEDAGEAVWRLPMHKDYLETLKTPLADIANSTNSPHAGSSRAAMFLNEFAEGVDLIHCDIAGTGSDQAGLGLSPMLRALYQQAKNQK; via the coding sequence ATGAGTACAAAAACTAAAAAAACTGAAGCATCTTCTAAAAAATTATTAATAGTTCAAGCTAAAGTTAATAATAAATTAAAAGACTATTCTTTTAAAACTGAAGATGGAATCGTATTGTTTGAATTCATGTCACACTACGATGGTGTTAAGCTATACAAGAAACTAGTTGAAATGTTCTGTGCGCAAAAAGACAAAGTAGAAGTTGATGTTGATAGTTTCTTATCACTAGTTGAAAAAGATATTGGTATCGATTCTGAAACTGTAGCTTTATCTCTTGCTTGCGCAATCGAATATGCTAGTGTTATTCCATTTACTAGAAAAACTAAACCTGATACAAAACCTAGTTTTGTAATAAAGGTTACTAAAGATTACAAACCAATTTATGATGCTGCAAAAAACATAGCTCAAGCTATGACTTTATCAAGAAGACTTCAAGATACACCATCTGATGTTTTATACCCAGAATCATTTGTTGAAATCTTTAAAGAAGAATTCAAAGATCTTAAGAACATTAAGATTTCAGTATATAACAGAGAACAAGTTAAAAAGATGGGACTTAACCTTTTATATGGCGTAAATAAAGGTTCTGATCGTGAATGCCGTTTCTTAGTTGTTGAATACTTAAACAACAAAGCTTCTAAAGAAGTATTTGCTTATGTTGGTAAAGGTATTACTTATGACTCAGGTGGTATGAACTTAAAAACTGGTCCTCACATGAGACATATGAAATATGATATGTCAGGTGCTGCTATTGTGATGTCTACTGTTTTAGCTTTAGCTAAAAACAAGATTAAAACCAACGTAATCGCATTAGCTCCATTAACTGAAAACTTAATCGGTCCTAAAGCACAACGTCCAGATGATATTGTTGTAGCTTACAACAAGAAAACTGTTGAAATCGATAACACTGATGCTGAAGGTAGATTAGTATTAGCTGACGCCATCTCATATGCTGCTTTAGATCTTAAAGCTACTAGAATCTTTGATGTTGCAACTTTAACAGGTCTGATGAGCTACATTCTAGGTAAAACTTACACTGGTATTTTCTCAACTTCTGATAAATACTGAGAAGAATTCAAGAAAAACGCAGAAGATGCAGGTGAAGCAGTTTGAAGATTACCTATGCATAAAGATTACTTAGAAACTCTAAAAACTCCTTTAGCTGATATCGCTAACTCAACAAACAGCCCACACGCTGGTTCATCAAGAGCTGCTATGTTCTTAAATGAATTTGCTGAAGGTGTTGATTTAATCCACTGTGATATTGCTGGTACTGGATCTGACCAAGCTGGTTTAGGTTTATCGCCAATGTTACGTGCTTTATACCAACAAGCTAAAAATCAAAAATAA
- the ybeY gene encoding rRNA maturation RNase YbeY: MINHFEVNKIPANLKDDFDDLLKIINKNFSEHFEIKNGLFYELSFVSEAKSLELNTTLRHKEYIADVISVCLWENAEIVSPLLGEIFICSKKISKDAIKYGVGYLYLLIRMIIHGLLHLLEFDHEQSDAYEYVTLTIQDQILDKVIKEVKKKKWKNQELLSLLD; this comes from the coding sequence ATGATTAATCATTTTGAAGTTAATAAAATCCCAGCAAATTTAAAAGACGATTTTGATGATTTATTAAAAATAATAAATAAAAACTTTTCTGAACATTTTGAAATTAAAAACGGATTGTTTTATGAACTTAGTTTTGTTAGCGAAGCAAAAAGTTTGGAACTAAATACAACATTAAGACATAAAGAATATATAGCTGATGTTATAAGTGTTTGTTTATGAGAAAATGCTGAAATTGTTAGCCCCTTACTAGGTGAGATTTTTATTTGTTCTAAAAAAATATCAAAAGATGCTATAAAATATGGTGTTGGATATTTATATTTATTAATAAGAATGATTATCCATGGTCTATTACATTTATTAGAGTTTGATCATGAACAAAGTGATGCTTATGAATATGTCACTTTAACAATTCAAGATCAAATTCTTGATAAAGTGATAAAAGAAGTTAAAAAGAAGAAATGAAAAAATCAGGAATTGTTGTCATTACTGGATTAG
- a CDS encoding restriction endonuclease subunit S, with the protein MKEGYVRFIQNRDYNSDGHKTYIPIKDNLTIVDKFDILMDKYGDAGRVRYGIEGAFNVALARINVKDPALKEYIRSYFESKPIYNYLHNSCMASTRASLSLNNLSSLMVMIPDKETLNSYEIILHNIRSIVLKNKEENEKLSEIKDFLLPLLMNGQATID; encoded by the coding sequence ATGAAGGAAGGCTATGTCAGATTTATACAAAACAGAGATTATAATAGCGATGGACACAAAACTTACATCCCTATAAAAGATAATCTAACTATAGTAGATAAATTTGACATTCTTATGGATAAATATGGTGATGCAGGAAGAGTTAGATATGGAATTGAAGGAGCATTTAATGTTGCGTTAGCAAGAATAAATGTAAAAGATCCAGCATTAAAAGAATATATTAGATCTTATTTCGAATCTAAACCAATCTATAATTATTTACATAATTCATGTATGGCTTCAACTAGAGCTTCGTTAAGTCTAAACAATTTAAGTTCTTTGATGGTGATGATCCCTGATAAAGAAACATTAAATTCTTATGAAATTATTTTGCATAATATTAGATCAATTGTTTTAAAAAATAAAGAAGAAAACGAGAAACTATCTGAAATTAAAGATTTTCTATTACCACTATTAATGAACGGTCAAGCAACGATTGATTAA
- the xerA gene encoding site-specific tyrosine recombinase/integron integrase, with product MQEQIKLNILNAIKNDLNNNQLSKLKQILDEEFNHYDINKKEDINDKNDEFYLDRFISAKRIEGCSNKTLLYYYNTISTLLNDINKRIVEIATDDIREYLIKYSQDKQLSRITIDNIRRIFATFFSWLEDEDYILKSPVRRIKKVKSISSVKEIYSDEELELMRDSCNNPRDLAIIDMLISTGMRIGEMVSLNISDINFHEREFIVLGKGNKQRVVYFDARTKLHLLNYLKSRKDKNLALFVGKKLPYNRITIGAVETMLRKIGKSLNIGRVHPHKFRRTMATVAIDKGMPIEQVQSLLGHKRIDTTLQYAMVKQSNVKIAHRKYIG from the coding sequence ATGCAAGAACAGATAAAATTAAATATTTTAAACGCAATAAAAAACGATTTAAATAATAATCAATTATCTAAATTAAAACAGATCTTAGATGAAGAATTTAATCACTACGATATCAATAAAAAAGAAGATATTAATGATAAAAATGATGAATTCTATTTAGATAGATTTATATCTGCAAAACGAATTGAAGGTTGTTCTAACAAAACGTTATTGTATTACTACAATACTATATCAACATTATTAAACGATATAAACAAAAGAATAGTAGAAATCGCAACAGATGATATACGAGAATATTTAATTAAATATTCTCAAGACAAACAACTATCTAGAATTACCATAGATAATATAAGAAGAATATTTGCTACTTTCTTTTCTTGACTAGAAGATGAAGATTACATATTAAAAAGCCCTGTTCGTAGAATTAAGAAGGTTAAATCAATATCTAGTGTAAAAGAAATTTATTCTGACGAAGAATTAGAATTAATGCGAGATAGTTGTAATAATCCTAGAGATTTAGCAATTATTGATATGTTAATTTCTACAGGTATGAGAATTGGTGAAATGGTATCTTTAAATATATCTGATATCAATTTTCATGAAAGAGAATTCATTGTATTAGGTAAAGGGAATAAACAAAGAGTTGTTTATTTTGACGCTAGAACTAAGCTTCATTTATTAAACTATCTAAAAAGTAGAAAAGATAAAAATCTAGCGTTATTTGTTGGTAAAAAACTACCTTATAATAGAATCACAATAGGAGCGGTAGAAACCATGTTAAGAAAAATAGGAAAATCCTTAAATATAGGTAGGGTTCATCCACATAAATTTAGAAGAACAATGGCTACTGTAGCTATAGATAAGGGAATGCCTATTGAACAAGTTCAAAGTTTATTAGGCCATAAAAGAATTGATACTACATTGCAATATGCAATGGTTAAACAAAGCAATGTAAAAATTGCTCATAGAAAATATATTGGATAA